One stretch of Hemibagrus wyckioides isolate EC202008001 linkage group LG01, SWU_Hwy_1.0, whole genome shotgun sequence DNA includes these proteins:
- the LOC131352833 gene encoding C-C chemokine receptor type 5-like, protein MGQGYLWHLPKIASPRCNWTQGECVQNGWVALDIQGAGFVVGRVCIEERHMESEDYIYYYDDLNISEGYQICNNSNVMAFSRVFLPTLYSIVFIVGFIGNGLVLCVLVKYHKRSISDVCLFNLALSDLLFLISLPFWAHYATTTQWSFGSFMCHAVTALYMLGFYGSIFFMILMTIDRYAVIVHTYTSLFSKHRHLNILGFIIPLSVMAFCYSRIIPIVMAMTSQKKHNTVRLMLVLVSVFFLFWMPYNIVIFLKFLHQLGYMNTCQWNQDLNMAMQWVETIAFTHCCINPIIYAFVGQRFRNLFLKILKEWFPLCFAQCPTVTNQLSETGNSSCSSVISSTNIVQL, encoded by the exons ATGGGTCAAGGATATCTGTGGCATTTACCCAAGATCGCTTCTCCAAGGTGCAACTGGACTCAAGGAGAGTGTGTACAAAATGGGTGGGTAGCCCTCGATATCCAGGGGGCTGGTTTTGTTGTTGGGAGGGTGTGTATTGAGGAGAGACACATGGAAT ctgaagactacatctactactacgaTGACCTAAATATAAGTGAGGGGTACCAGATCTGCAACAACAGCAATGTAATGGCCTTTAGCAGAGTCTTCCTCCCTACACTCTACAGCATTGTCTTCATCGTGGGGTTCATCGGCAACGGCCTGGTGTTGTGTGTCCTGGTCAAGTACCACAAAAGATCCATATCAGATGTGTGCCTCTTCAACCTGGCCCTTTCAGACCTCCTCTTCCTTATCTCATTGCCTTTCTGGGCTCACTATGCCACCACCACTCAGTGGAGCTTTGGGAGCTTCATGTGCCATGCAGTGACAGCGCTCTATATGCTGGGATTCTATGGCAGTATCTTCTTTATGATCCTCATGACCATAGACCGCTATGCTGTCATTGTCCACACCTATACCTCTCTCTTCTCCAAGCAccgacat CTGAACATCCTTGGCTTCATTATTCCTCTCTCAGTGATGGCGTTCTGCTACTCACGTATCATCCCCATCGTAATGGCCATGACGTCTCAGAAGAAACACAACACTGTCAGGCTCATGCTGGTCttggtcagtgttttctttctgttctggATGCCATACAACATTGTGATCTTCCTGAAGTTCCTGCATCAACTGGGTTATATGAACACCTGTCAGTGGAATCAGGACCTGAACATGGCTATGCAGTGGGTGGAAACCATAGCGTTCACTCACTGCTGCATCAACCCCATCATCTATGCCTTTGTGGGACAGAGATTCAgaaatttatttctaaagatCCTGAAAGAGTGGTTTCCTCTTTGCTTTGCCCAGTGCCCAACAGTCACCAATCAGTTATCAGAGACAGGGAACTCCTCATGCTCCTCAGTGATTTCCAGCACAAATATTGTTCAGCTATAA
- the LOC131359162 gene encoding C-C chemokine receptor type 5-like isoform X1 encodes MNREQPMDNNNINQFTSKGAEDYSDYNNLTEDDFSPHNTNHMKAFSRVFLPTIYSIVFIVGLIGNGLVLCVLVKYHKRSNISDVCLFNLALSDLLFLLSLPFWAHYAAITQWTFGNFMCHAVTALYMLGYYGSIFFMMLMTIDRYAVIVHTHTSLFSKYRSVRAIIALILFTWTLSLVASLPNIIFSQTSMSNKPNESTCSFEHPNLKWRLFSYIELNILSLIVPLSVMVFCYSRIIPILMSMKSQKKHKAVRLILVLVSVFFLFWTPYNIVIFLRFLHQLGYMSNWNQDLNMAMQWVESVAFTHCCLNPIIYAFMGQRFRNLFLKVLKEWFPLCFGHCPTNESERSQRMTTMCLCSSVNSRSKSKSQL; translated from the exons atgaacagggagcagccaatggacaacaacaacataaaccaATTTACATCAAAAGGAG CTGAAGACTATTCTGATTACAACAACTTAACTGAGGACGACTTCTCACCCCACAACACCAACCACATGAAGGCCTTCAGCAGAGTCTTCCTCcctacaatctacagcatcGTCTTCATTGTGGGGTTAATTGGCAACGGTCTGGTGTTGTGTGTCCTGGTCAAGTACCATAAAAGGTCCAACATATCAGATGTGTGCCTCTTCAACCTGGCCCTTTCAgacctccttttccttctctcattGCCTTTCTGGGCTCATTACGCCGCCATCACTCAGTGGACCTTTGGGAACTTCATGTGCCATGCAGTGACAGCACTGTACATGCTGGGATACTATGGAAGCATCTTCTTCATGATGCTCATGACCATAGACCGCTATGCTGTCATTGTCCACACCCATACCTCCCTCTTTTCCAAGTACCGGTCTGTCAGAGCTATCATAGCCCTGATTTTGTTTACGTGGACACTTAGCCTGGTAGCTTCTCTGCCAAATATCATTTTCTCACAAACAAGCATGTCAAATAAACCAAATGAATCCACATGTAGTTTTGAACATCCAAACCTGAAATGGAGGCTGTTCTCTTACATCGAGCTGAACATCCTCAGCTTAATCGTTCCTCTCTCAGTGATGGTGTTCTGCTACTCGCGCATCATCCCCATCTTAATGTCCATGAAGTCTCAGAAGAAACACAAAGCTGTCAGACTCATACTGGTCttggtcagtgttttctttctcttctggaCGCCATACAACATTGTGATCTTCCTGAGGTTCCTGCATCAACTGGGTTATATGAGCAACTGGAATCAGGACCTGAACATGGCTATGCAGTGGGTGGAAAGCGTAGCGTTCACTCACTGCTGCCTCAACCCCATCATCTATGCCTTTATGGGGCAGAGATTCaggaatttatttctaaaagtcCTGAAAGAGTGGTTTCCTCTTTGTTTTGGTCACTGCCCAACAAATGAAAGTGAGCGCTCACAGAGGATGACCACTATGTGCTTATGCTCCTCAGTGAATTCTAGATCAAAGTCAAAATCACAACTGTAA
- the LOC131359162 gene encoding C-C chemokine receptor type 5-like isoform X2 has product MTTVYPNTTEDYSDYNNLTEDDFSPHNTNHMKAFSRVFLPTIYSIVFIVGLIGNGLVLCVLVKYHKRSNISDVCLFNLALSDLLFLLSLPFWAHYAAITQWTFGNFMCHAVTALYMLGYYGSIFFMMLMTIDRYAVIVHTHTSLFSKYRSVRAIIALILFTWTLSLVASLPNIIFSQTSMSNKPNESTCSFEHPNLKWRLFSYIELNILSLIVPLSVMVFCYSRIIPILMSMKSQKKHKAVRLILVLVSVFFLFWTPYNIVIFLRFLHQLGYMSNWNQDLNMAMQWVESVAFTHCCLNPIIYAFMGQRFRNLFLKVLKEWFPLCFGHCPTNESERSQRMTTMCLCSSVNSRSKSKSQL; this is encoded by the exons ATGACTACGGTCTACCCCAACACAA CTGAAGACTATTCTGATTACAACAACTTAACTGAGGACGACTTCTCACCCCACAACACCAACCACATGAAGGCCTTCAGCAGAGTCTTCCTCcctacaatctacagcatcGTCTTCATTGTGGGGTTAATTGGCAACGGTCTGGTGTTGTGTGTCCTGGTCAAGTACCATAAAAGGTCCAACATATCAGATGTGTGCCTCTTCAACCTGGCCCTTTCAgacctccttttccttctctcattGCCTTTCTGGGCTCATTACGCCGCCATCACTCAGTGGACCTTTGGGAACTTCATGTGCCATGCAGTGACAGCACTGTACATGCTGGGATACTATGGAAGCATCTTCTTCATGATGCTCATGACCATAGACCGCTATGCTGTCATTGTCCACACCCATACCTCCCTCTTTTCCAAGTACCGGTCTGTCAGAGCTATCATAGCCCTGATTTTGTTTACGTGGACACTTAGCCTGGTAGCTTCTCTGCCAAATATCATTTTCTCACAAACAAGCATGTCAAATAAACCAAATGAATCCACATGTAGTTTTGAACATCCAAACCTGAAATGGAGGCTGTTCTCTTACATCGAGCTGAACATCCTCAGCTTAATCGTTCCTCTCTCAGTGATGGTGTTCTGCTACTCGCGCATCATCCCCATCTTAATGTCCATGAAGTCTCAGAAGAAACACAAAGCTGTCAGACTCATACTGGTCttggtcagtgttttctttctcttctggaCGCCATACAACATTGTGATCTTCCTGAGGTTCCTGCATCAACTGGGTTATATGAGCAACTGGAATCAGGACCTGAACATGGCTATGCAGTGGGTGGAAAGCGTAGCGTTCACTCACTGCTGCCTCAACCCCATCATCTATGCCTTTATGGGGCAGAGATTCaggaatttatttctaaaagtcCTGAAAGAGTGGTTTCCTCTTTGTTTTGGTCACTGCCCAACAAATGAAAGTGAGCGCTCACAGAGGATGACCACTATGTGCTTATGCTCCTCAGTGAATTCTAGATCAAAGTCAAAATCACAACTGTAA
- the LOC131359162 gene encoding C-C chemokine receptor type 5-like isoform X3, translated as MKAFSRVFLPTIYSIVFIVGLIGNGLVLCVLVKYHKRSNISDVCLFNLALSDLLFLLSLPFWAHYAAITQWTFGNFMCHAVTALYMLGYYGSIFFMMLMTIDRYAVIVHTHTSLFSKYRSVRAIIALILFTWTLSLVASLPNIIFSQTSMSNKPNESTCSFEHPNLKWRLFSYIELNILSLIVPLSVMVFCYSRIIPILMSMKSQKKHKAVRLILVLVSVFFLFWTPYNIVIFLRFLHQLGYMSNWNQDLNMAMQWVESVAFTHCCLNPIIYAFMGQRFRNLFLKVLKEWFPLCFGHCPTNESERSQRMTTMCLCSSVNSRSKSKSQL; from the coding sequence ATGAAGGCCTTCAGCAGAGTCTTCCTCcctacaatctacagcatcGTCTTCATTGTGGGGTTAATTGGCAACGGTCTGGTGTTGTGTGTCCTGGTCAAGTACCATAAAAGGTCCAACATATCAGATGTGTGCCTCTTCAACCTGGCCCTTTCAgacctccttttccttctctcattGCCTTTCTGGGCTCATTACGCCGCCATCACTCAGTGGACCTTTGGGAACTTCATGTGCCATGCAGTGACAGCACTGTACATGCTGGGATACTATGGAAGCATCTTCTTCATGATGCTCATGACCATAGACCGCTATGCTGTCATTGTCCACACCCATACCTCCCTCTTTTCCAAGTACCGGTCTGTCAGAGCTATCATAGCCCTGATTTTGTTTACGTGGACACTTAGCCTGGTAGCTTCTCTGCCAAATATCATTTTCTCACAAACAAGCATGTCAAATAAACCAAATGAATCCACATGTAGTTTTGAACATCCAAACCTGAAATGGAGGCTGTTCTCTTACATCGAGCTGAACATCCTCAGCTTAATCGTTCCTCTCTCAGTGATGGTGTTCTGCTACTCGCGCATCATCCCCATCTTAATGTCCATGAAGTCTCAGAAGAAACACAAAGCTGTCAGACTCATACTGGTCttggtcagtgttttctttctcttctggaCGCCATACAACATTGTGATCTTCCTGAGGTTCCTGCATCAACTGGGTTATATGAGCAACTGGAATCAGGACCTGAACATGGCTATGCAGTGGGTGGAAAGCGTAGCGTTCACTCACTGCTGCCTCAACCCCATCATCTATGCCTTTATGGGGCAGAGATTCaggaatttatttctaaaagtcCTGAAAGAGTGGTTTCCTCTTTGTTTTGGTCACTGCCCAACAAATGAAAGTGAGCGCTCACAGAGGATGACCACTATGTGCTTATGCTCCTCAGTGAATTCTAGATCAAAGTCAAAATCACAACTGTAA